The following coding sequences lie in one Maribacter forsetii DSM 18668 genomic window:
- a CDS encoding toxin-antitoxin system YwqK family antitoxin — translation MKFTSLYLFVSLLFISLNSCKHAPETTESKEEQLVIENVTKFKEELELNQLEGTWYYKNSPYDGYSLALHENGQLAEKVGFIEGKRQGVVQRFSTNGVLRVEYYYKDNRIEGSYKSWWENGQLAQDAMYVNGKMHGKEKKWYPDGQLAKERNLVNGQEEGLQKAWLKNGTLYVNYEAKNGRIFGLRRANSCYQLEDEVVIRSENELL, via the coding sequence ATGAAATTCACTTCTCTTTATTTATTCGTTTCGCTTTTGTTCATTTCATTGAACAGCTGTAAACATGCACCTGAAACAACAGAAAGTAAGGAAGAGCAATTGGTTATTGAAAATGTAACTAAGTTTAAGGAAGAATTAGAACTAAATCAATTAGAAGGTACATGGTATTATAAAAACTCACCTTATGATGGCTATTCATTAGCTTTACATGAGAATGGGCAACTGGCTGAAAAGGTGGGTTTTATTGAAGGAAAAAGACAAGGTGTTGTACAAAGGTTTTCCACAAACGGCGTATTGCGGGTAGAGTATTATTATAAAGATAACAGAATAGAAGGCAGTTATAAATCATGGTGGGAAAATGGACAATTGGCGCAAGATGCCATGTATGTAAATGGCAAAATGCATGGTAAGGAGAAAAAATGGTATCCAGACGGTCAATTGGCAAAAGAACGCAATTTAGTAAATGGACAAGAGGAGGGATTACAAAAAGCGTGGCTAAAAAACGGAACCTTGTATGTTAATTACGAAGCTAAAAACGGACGTATTTTTGGATTGAGAAGAGCCAATTCTTGCTATCAATTAGAGGATGAAGTTGTAATTAGATCAGAAAACGAATTATTATGA
- a CDS encoding dihydrofolate reductase family protein, translating into MNKIVYYVAISIDGFICGLDGDISGFVGEGSGITKYRSDLKEFETTIMGKDTYEFGYAYGLKPGQPAYAHMQHYIFSKSLQFDNKSDQVHIISEYDLDKIKELKQNSTTDIYLCGGGVFAGWLFDNQLIDVIKVKINPLILGAGVRLFGESTSGYQLVLTDTESYDGGLVFNTYSINYNS; encoded by the coding sequence ATGAACAAGATAGTTTATTACGTAGCTATTTCTATTGACGGATTTATCTGTGGACTTGATGGTGATATTAGCGGATTTGTAGGTGAGGGTAGTGGGATCACAAAATATAGGTCAGATTTAAAGGAATTTGAAACTACGATCATGGGTAAAGACACTTATGAATTTGGATATGCCTACGGATTAAAACCTGGGCAGCCAGCGTATGCGCACATGCAGCATTATATTTTCTCTAAATCTTTACAGTTCGATAATAAAAGTGATCAAGTACATATTATTTCTGAATATGACTTAGATAAAATTAAAGAACTGAAACAAAACTCAACCACAGATATTTACTTATGTGGAGGTGGCGTTTTTGCCGGATGGCTTTTTGATAATCAACTTATAGACGTCATTAAGGTAAAAATCAACCCCTTGATCTTAGGAGCTGGTGTACGATTATTTGGGGAATCTACATCTGGTTATCAATTAGTACTCACGGACACCGAATCTTATGATGGTGGACTGGTATTTAATACGTATTCTATAAATTATAATTCGTAA
- a CDS encoding NAD-dependent succinate-semialdehyde dehydrogenase, translating into MSTTTKQDTFKTINPTTGKEIASHTYMTDAQVEESIQQSHKAFLKWKMKSVEERGEIIKSIGKELQNYKKELAELMTDEMGKLLKQSNQEVDLCTAICNYSAENAPEFLKSEKRELSNGGKGIVAYSPMGIIYGIQPWNYPSYQVLRYTIVNLMAGNSILLKHASNVTGTAKLLKNIFETAGLPANLFNVMVIEHEQSNAIIEHKLVRGVTLTGSPVAGEKIGEKAGAQLKKTVLELGSNDAYLVLDDADIDLAVEKSVMGRIYNNGETCIAAKRFIATEKVYDEFKEKFVKAMDALKVGDPKKEETELGPMAREDLRDKIHEQVQESVEKGADVLCGGKISEGEGYFYPATVLGNVSPGQPAYDDELFGPVASLIKAKDNEDAMRIANDSRFGLGGGIFSKDVEKATELAEKHFDTGMVFINSFGLAEPSMPFGGVKDSGYGREHGGFGMKEFVNVKSIMIMD; encoded by the coding sequence ATGTCTACGACAACAAAACAAGATACATTTAAAACAATTAACCCTACTACAGGTAAAGAAATTGCGTCACACACTTATATGACAGATGCCCAAGTGGAAGAAAGTATACAACAATCTCACAAAGCGTTTCTTAAATGGAAGATGAAGAGCGTTGAGGAACGTGGCGAAATTATTAAATCTATTGGTAAAGAACTTCAGAATTACAAGAAAGAACTTGCTGAGTTAATGACCGATGAAATGGGAAAATTGCTAAAACAAAGTAATCAAGAAGTTGATTTATGTACGGCAATTTGTAATTATTCGGCAGAAAATGCGCCAGAGTTTTTAAAGAGCGAAAAGCGTGAACTTTCCAATGGAGGAAAAGGTATTGTAGCCTATTCACCAATGGGAATTATCTATGGTATACAACCATGGAACTACCCTAGTTACCAAGTATTACGCTATACGATAGTGAACTTGATGGCTGGTAATAGTATTTTGCTAAAACATGCATCGAACGTAACAGGAACAGCCAAGTTGCTGAAGAACATTTTTGAGACAGCAGGTTTACCCGCAAATCTTTTTAATGTAATGGTGATAGAACATGAACAATCTAATGCCATTATAGAGCATAAACTTGTACGTGGTGTTACCTTAACAGGTAGCCCGGTGGCTGGAGAAAAAATTGGAGAGAAAGCAGGTGCACAATTAAAGAAAACGGTATTGGAATTAGGTAGTAATGATGCTTATTTGGTACTGGATGATGCAGATATAGATTTAGCCGTAGAAAAAAGTGTAATGGGGCGTATCTATAACAACGGAGAAACTTGTATTGCGGCAAAACGATTTATTGCTACGGAAAAAGTTTATGACGAATTCAAAGAGAAATTCGTAAAGGCTATGGATGCCTTAAAAGTAGGAGATCCCAAAAAAGAAGAAACTGAATTGGGACCTATGGCGCGTGAAGATCTTAGGGATAAAATTCACGAGCAAGTACAGGAAAGTGTAGAAAAAGGAGCCGATGTATTGTGTGGAGGAAAAATTTCTGAAGGGGAAGGCTACTTCTACCCTGCTACAGTCTTAGGTAATGTTTCACCAGGTCAGCCAGCGTATGATGATGAATTATTCGGTCCTGTTGCTTCTTTGATAAAAGCGAAAGACAACGAAGATGCTATGCGTATTGCCAATGATAGTAGATTTGGTCTAGGTGGCGGAATATTTTCTAAAGATGTTGAAAAGGCTACAGAACTCGCAGAAAAACATTTTGATACGGGAATGGTATTTATAAACTCCTTCGGATTGGCAGAACCAAGTATGCCTTTTGGCGGAGTAAAGGATTCTGGTTATGGACGCGAACACGGAGGATTCGGTATGAAAGAATTTGTCAATGTGAAGTCCATCATGATTATGGATTAA
- a CDS encoding EF-hand domain-containing protein, whose protein sequence is MKRITLKTGLLFAMLVAFGTVAVNAQSRGERKEPPTYAKLLEEMDADEDGQLSEDEVKGPLKDNFSEIDTNEDGFISEEEFDEAPKPKGRPRN, encoded by the coding sequence ATGAAACGTATTACTTTAAAAACAGGATTACTTTTTGCAATGTTAGTTGCATTTGGAACTGTAGCTGTTAACGCACAATCTAGAGGAGAAAGAAAAGAACCACCTACATATGCCAAACTTTTAGAAGAGATGGATGCAGATGAAGATGGTCAGCTTTCTGAAGATGAAGTAAAAGGTCCTTTAAAGGATAATTTTTCTGAAATAGATACCAATGAAGATGGTTTTATTTCTGAAGAAGAATTCGACGAGGCTCCAAAACCAAAAGGAAGACCTAGAAACTAA
- a CDS encoding NADP-dependent oxidoreductase: MSKSINLKQRPVGTPTLSDFEFKELDNDLTVSDGKVFLEAKYISVDPYLRGRMSDAKSYVPPFKVGEPISSGIVAEVLESKHEDYNKGDFVSGLLEWKEQQVSSGEGLQKVDKSKAPLSAFLGIVGMTGLTAYLGLHEIGKPKKGETLVVSGAAGAVGSVVGQIGKILGLNVIGIAGTDEKIDMLKSEFGFDHGINYKTTDDMKAAIKEVAPNGVDIYFDNVGGSISDAVLFNINQFARIIICGAISVYNKTEIPMAVAVQPFLVKNSALMQGFIVSNYADKFPVAMKQLSTWLGEGKLTYKETIVEGFEHTPQAFLDMMDGKNKGKMIVKV; the protein is encoded by the coding sequence ATGAGTAAGTCAATTAATTTAAAACAACGTCCGGTAGGTACTCCTACCCTGTCCGATTTTGAATTTAAAGAGTTGGACAATGATTTAACCGTCTCTGATGGTAAAGTCTTTTTAGAGGCAAAATATATATCAGTAGACCCATATTTACGTGGTAGAATGAGCGATGCTAAATCTTACGTTCCACCATTTAAAGTAGGCGAACCGATCAGTTCTGGTATTGTGGCCGAGGTATTAGAATCTAAACATGAAGATTATAACAAAGGTGATTTTGTTTCTGGATTATTAGAATGGAAAGAACAACAAGTTTCTAGTGGGGAAGGCTTACAGAAAGTTGATAAAAGTAAAGCTCCTTTAAGTGCTTTTTTAGGCATTGTAGGTATGACCGGCTTAACAGCTTATTTAGGTCTTCATGAAATTGGGAAGCCTAAAAAAGGTGAGACTTTAGTAGTATCTGGTGCTGCAGGTGCCGTGGGTAGTGTTGTAGGCCAGATCGGGAAAATTCTCGGTTTAAATGTTATTGGTATTGCCGGTACAGATGAAAAGATTGACATGTTGAAATCGGAATTCGGTTTTGATCACGGGATCAATTATAAAACTACTGACGATATGAAAGCAGCCATAAAAGAAGTTGCACCTAACGGAGTAGATATTTATTTTGATAATGTAGGCGGATCAATATCCGATGCTGTTCTCTTCAATATCAATCAGTTTGCAAGAATTATTATTTGTGGTGCTATATCAGTTTATAATAAAACAGAAATTCCTATGGCAGTAGCGGTACAACCATTCTTAGTTAAGAATAGTGCATTGATGCAAGGTTTTATAGTTTCTAATTACGCGGACAAATTCCCAGTAGCTATGAAGCAATTATCTACTTGGTTAGGTGAAGGTAAATTAACGTACAAAGAAACTATTGTAGAAGGATTTGAGCATACACCACAAGCATTTTTAGATATGATGGATGGAAAGAATAAAGGCAAAATGATAGTGAAAGTCTAA
- a CDS encoding SCO family protein, giving the protein MNKTVLSIVVVFLFAACKQTVKKENIQVKETSRVEHLPYYNDESFTPHWITPNTEEEKQFHKIPDFKLVDQLGDTLTQKSFENQIYITDFFFTTCPGICLKMTNNMTKVQEAFLDNDEVAILSHSVTPSIDSVSVLKTYAEKNGVIDSKWHLVTGDKNEIYNLGRNEYFVENDLGIPKDINDFLHTENFLLIDKNKHIRGIYNGLNRASIAQLITDTEALLNEI; this is encoded by the coding sequence ATGAACAAGACAGTACTTTCTATAGTTGTTGTATTTCTTTTTGCTGCTTGTAAACAAACAGTGAAAAAAGAGAACATACAGGTTAAAGAGACCAGTAGGGTAGAGCACTTGCCTTATTATAATGATGAATCATTTACCCCACATTGGATAACTCCTAATACTGAAGAAGAAAAACAATTTCACAAAATTCCTGATTTTAAGCTGGTTGATCAGTTAGGAGATACATTGACCCAGAAGTCTTTCGAAAACCAAATTTATATTACTGATTTCTTTTTTACTACTTGCCCTGGTATTTGTCTTAAAATGACAAATAATATGACCAAGGTACAAGAGGCTTTTTTAGACAATGATGAAGTAGCTATTCTTTCACATTCAGTAACTCCTTCAATAGATTCCGTTTCTGTATTGAAGACATATGCTGAAAAAAACGGAGTTATTGATTCTAAATGGCACTTGGTGACCGGTGATAAGAACGAAATTTATAATTTAGGAAGAAACGAATATTTTGTAGAAAACGACTTAGGAATTCCAAAAGATATTAATGATTTTCTACACACAGAAAACTTTCTGCTCATTGATAAAAACAAGCATATACGAGGTATTTATAACGGATTAAATAGAGCATCTATAGCGCAATTGATAACGGACACTGAGGCTTTACTTAACGAAATCTAA
- a CDS encoding sensor histidine kinase, which translates to MNRHKNFIFHVALWLLIWSTAWIFSGSDIQFAVENGLALLFQIVVIAILIYYTVPQLLLKKKYVTFTIVSIITVFVVTLILTNIVPDQILGSENTIRQMPGPGFGQRPGAGGPGTGPRFEDGPPLDINRRPPSRYFINLLLIALAYVIATLVELFLFAQRKEEEIVINKNEALQTELKLLKSQINPHFLFNALNNIYALSAIDSGRTQQSISYLSDMLRYVLYECEQEIVPLYKEIDYIENYIKLFCLKSSKTYPITTTFSIENQNVEIVPMLLIPFLENALKHSNIEKVTGTFINLKITATESSIDFELENSKPEFKVIKDDVGGIGIDNVKKRLAILYPNRHELLINETTEAFKVNLKLQLNE; encoded by the coding sequence ATGAACAGACATAAGAATTTTATATTTCATGTAGCCCTATGGTTACTGATTTGGTCAACTGCTTGGATTTTTAGTGGCAGTGATATTCAATTTGCAGTTGAAAATGGATTGGCACTCTTGTTCCAGATTGTAGTAATTGCGATATTGATTTACTATACGGTTCCACAATTATTACTTAAAAAAAAGTATGTAACATTTACTATAGTCTCTATAATTACGGTTTTTGTGGTCACGCTAATTTTAACCAATATTGTTCCTGATCAAATACTAGGGTCTGAAAATACGATAAGACAGATGCCTGGTCCTGGATTTGGACAGAGACCCGGAGCTGGCGGACCAGGAACGGGACCTAGATTTGAAGATGGACCTCCATTAGATATTAATCGTAGACCACCTTCAAGATATTTCATTAATTTGTTATTGATTGCTTTAGCCTATGTAATTGCTACCCTTGTTGAACTATTTTTATTTGCTCAGCGAAAAGAGGAGGAAATAGTAATCAATAAAAATGAGGCTTTACAAACAGAATTGAAGCTATTGAAATCACAGATCAATCCGCATTTTTTATTCAATGCTTTGAACAATATATATGCATTGTCTGCTATAGATTCTGGAAGAACACAACAGAGTATTAGCTACTTGTCAGATATGCTTAGGTATGTTTTATACGAGTGCGAGCAAGAAATTGTGCCACTTTACAAGGAGATAGATTACATTGAAAATTACATAAAACTATTTTGTCTTAAGAGTAGTAAAACATATCCTATAACGACGACTTTTTCAATTGAGAATCAAAATGTTGAAATAGTACCTATGTTATTGATTCCTTTTTTGGAAAATGCCTTAAAGCATAGTAATATTGAAAAAGTAACAGGAACCTTTATTAATCTTAAAATTACTGCTACCGAAAGTAGTATTGATTTTGAGCTAGAGAACAGTAAACCTGAATTTAAGGTAATAAAGGATGATGTTGGCGGTATTGGGATAGATAATGTAAAGAAACGATTGGCAATTCTATATCCTAACCGTCATGAATTACTAATTAATGAAACCACAGAGGCTTTTAAAGTGAATTTAAAACTGCAGTTGAATGAATAG
- a CDS encoding type 1 glutamine amidotransferase domain-containing protein: protein MKILFVLTSHDELGDTGKKTGFWVEEFAAPYYALLDKGAEITVATPKGGQAPIDPSSDSEDAQTKDTKRYKDDKDAQSVINNTKKLADVNASDFDAVFYPGGHGPLWDLANDVTSIKLIETFNSQAKPVAFVCHAPAALKGVKGTDGNPLVKGKKVTGFTNSEEAAVQLTEVVPFLVEDMLQENGGIYSKKEDWAAYAIQDGNLITGQNPASSELVAEKLLAALK from the coding sequence ATGAAAATATTATTCGTATTAACCTCTCATGATGAATTGGGAGACACAGGAAAGAAAACCGGATTTTGGGTTGAGGAGTTTGCTGCTCCCTATTATGCCCTGTTAGACAAAGGTGCTGAAATTACGGTTGCTACACCAAAAGGTGGTCAAGCACCAATTGACCCAAGTAGTGATTCTGAAGACGCTCAGACAAAAGATACAAAGCGTTATAAGGATGATAAAGATGCACAAAGCGTTATAAACAATACAAAGAAATTAGCAGACGTAAATGCTTCTGATTTTGATGCGGTATTCTACCCAGGTGGTCATGGACCGTTATGGGATTTAGCGAACGATGTAACATCAATTAAATTGATAGAAACATTTAATTCGCAAGCGAAACCAGTAGCATTTGTATGTCACGCGCCTGCAGCCCTAAAAGGTGTTAAAGGAACTGATGGAAATCCTTTAGTAAAAGGTAAGAAAGTAACTGGATTCACAAATAGTGAAGAAGCAGCTGTACAGTTGACAGAAGTTGTTCCTTTCTTAGTAGAAGACATGTTACAGGAAAATGGAGGAATCTATTCTAAAAAAGAAGATTGGGCAGCGTACGCCATACAAGATGGTAATTTAATTACAGGTCAAAACCCTGCATCATCTGAGTTGGTGGCAGAGAAATTATTGGCAGCACTGAAATAA
- a CDS encoding aspartate/glutamate racemase family protein, producing MMTNKMIGIVGGVGSYAGIDLIKKVYDLTEASSDQDHLPVSMLSVPHKIIDRTKYLLGETEINPGIAISEIIASLIASGASIIGIPCNTAHAKPILSLIEKSIPESCVLVNLIEEVGKYIAEKHPEITRVGVLGTTGTILVKV from the coding sequence ATGATGACAAATAAAATGATAGGCATTGTTGGTGGTGTGGGTAGTTACGCAGGTATCGATTTAATTAAAAAAGTCTACGACCTTACCGAAGCGAGTTCTGATCAAGATCATTTACCGGTATCTATGCTCTCTGTTCCTCATAAGATCATTGACCGAACCAAATACCTTTTGGGTGAAACAGAAATTAACCCTGGTATAGCCATATCTGAAATAATTGCTTCTTTAATCGCTAGCGGAGCAAGTATTATTGGTATTCCATGTAACACGGCACATGCTAAACCAATATTAAGTTTAATTGAGAAAAGCATACCAGAATCGTGTGTTTTGGTCAACCTTATTGAAGAAGTGGGCAAATATATTGCTGAAAAGCATCCGGAAATTACTAGGGTAGGGGTTTTAGGTACTACAGGTACTATTCTTGTCAAAGTATAA
- a CDS encoding LytR/AlgR family response regulator transcription factor, translating to MNSINCIVVDDEELARALLISYIEKLDFLNLVGEAENPLEALQLMKEHDVDVLFLDIQMPEIKGTDFAKMVDSNTKIIFTTAYSQYALEGYELNAVDYLLKPITFERFVTAVNKVKSNKIVEKSDSFTIKSGYDLHKVKFEDIQYIVSDSEYVTFHMADKKIISNQRLKALEQELPSAMFMRVHRSYIINKNSVTGLKGRDLLLSEVMIPVSDSYYDRVKDELF from the coding sequence ATGAATAGTATAAATTGTATAGTCGTAGATGACGAAGAATTGGCACGAGCCCTACTGATAAGTTATATCGAAAAATTAGATTTTTTGAATTTGGTGGGAGAGGCTGAAAATCCGTTAGAGGCTTTACAATTAATGAAAGAACATGATGTAGATGTTTTGTTTTTGGACATTCAAATGCCCGAGATCAAGGGGACTGATTTTGCTAAAATGGTAGATTCTAATACTAAGATAATTTTTACCACAGCATACTCTCAATATGCTTTGGAAGGATATGAATTAAATGCAGTAGATTATCTATTAAAACCAATAACGTTTGAACGTTTTGTTACTGCTGTAAATAAGGTGAAAAGCAATAAAATAGTAGAAAAGTCCGATTCATTTACTATTAAATCCGGCTATGATTTACATAAGGTGAAATTTGAAGATATTCAGTATATCGTAAGCGATAGTGAGTATGTTACCTTCCATATGGCTGACAAGAAAATTATAAGCAATCAACGTTTAAAAGCCTTAGAACAAGAGTTGCCAAGTGCTATGTTTATGAGAGTGCATAGATCATATATCATTAATAAAAACAGTGTAACCGGCTTAAAAGGTAGAGATTTACTACTGTCAGAGGTTATGATACCCGTTAGTGATTCTTATTATGACCGGGTAAAAGATGAATTGTTTTAA
- a CDS encoding YHYH protein, whose protein sequence is MRKNSLNRIPKSSLVIALSFITLLACSSDSVDDDVLEDIVSSDSEEEDEEIATELHAAYSAFNTDAVTIYLDGSEVVIETTGLPNHETVYWGEGNSLYREEDDVDKTPSIMSSNNNATTIRVDATPNLTGSTVETELNTIGIAVSGSSIFNDQEGGGALDQAAGSLDWTGAHIGPGVYHYHLEPKAFTDDDDNLVGILLDGVFLYGRKCSATGDYPTDLDASGGHTSTTQYTDGEEEYHYHIINEVYSTTGSYLAFAGPYQGY, encoded by the coding sequence ATGAGAAAAAACAGTTTAAATAGAATACCAAAATCTTCGCTAGTTATAGCCTTGTCATTTATAACACTTTTAGCATGTAGTAGTGATAGTGTAGATGATGATGTTCTTGAAGATATTGTAAGTTCTGATAGTGAAGAGGAAGATGAAGAAATTGCTACTGAACTGCATGCTGCATACAGTGCTTTTAATACAGATGCAGTTACCATTTATTTAGATGGATCTGAGGTAGTCATTGAGACCACAGGTTTGCCTAATCATGAAACTGTTTATTGGGGAGAGGGTAATTCTCTTTATAGAGAGGAAGATGATGTGGATAAAACCCCTAGCATTATGTCCAGCAATAATAATGCAACAACTATTCGTGTAGATGCTACCCCTAATTTAACGGGGAGCACTGTAGAAACAGAATTGAATACTATTGGTATAGCAGTAAGTGGTTCCTCAATATTTAATGATCAAGAAGGTGGTGGGGCGTTAGACCAAGCTGCAGGTAGTTTAGACTGGACAGGTGCTCATATTGGTCCTGGAGTTTATCATTATCATTTAGAGCCTAAAGCTTTTACGGATGATGATGATAACCTAGTAGGTATATTATTGGATGGCGTTTTTCTTTACGGAAGAAAATGTAGTGCAACCGGAGATTATCCTACGGATTTAGATGCTTCTGGCGGACATACTTCCACTACACAATATACCGATGGTGAAGAGGAATATCACTACCATATCATTAATGAGGTATATTCAACAACAGGTTCGTACTTGGCTTTTGCCGGTCCATACCAAGGATACTAA
- a CDS encoding YHYH protein, with amino-acid sequence MIQKSKYHVLAFSIFTFVIISFVGCSNEDASSDDLVTEDGEDTVTTNDSTDEDTNVVSVDASYFYTEDGSVTITLVPCTLSDGTETDCYEIVTTSLPGDHEMGPWCPGNIEDDATEGGIWLEGGEVYDVDGAFVENLAEFYNDDNWMMYDENGDIYITETEDDCINAANPNVGAEYENFCVECLPSYITDLSQTWTIPITPVAQNTSVLFNTAAQGPQTTTAPSTRGVALNGIEFSAPAPVDNILGAYTLAPFDDAGGHINVHQGYHYHAATGFSTKIVQEDGHAALIGYALDGFGIYELSDSSGEEATGLDELRGHEDDTRGYHYHVDAAGNNNFIDGLKGAYVN; translated from the coding sequence ATGATACAGAAAAGTAAATATCACGTTTTAGCTTTCTCTATTTTCACCTTTGTCATTATCAGTTTTGTTGGCTGTAGTAACGAAGATGCCTCTTCAGATGATTTGGTGACCGAAGATGGTGAAGATACGGTTACCACTAACGACTCTACAGATGAAGACACAAATGTGGTAAGCGTAGATGCTTCATATTTTTATACCGAAGATGGGTCGGTTACCATAACCTTGGTACCATGTACACTATCAGATGGTACAGAAACCGATTGCTATGAAATAGTAACAACGAGCTTGCCCGGTGATCATGAAATGGGACCTTGGTGCCCCGGTAATATTGAAGATGACGCTACAGAAGGTGGTATTTGGTTAGAAGGTGGTGAAGTATATGATGTTGATGGTGCCTTTGTAGAGAATTTAGCTGAATTCTATAACGATGATAATTGGATGATGTATGATGAAAACGGAGACATTTATATTACAGAAACCGAAGATGATTGTATTAATGCAGCCAACCCAAACGTTGGTGCTGAATACGAAAATTTTTGTGTTGAATGCCTACCTTCCTATATAACCGATCTAAGTCAGACTTGGACCATACCCATCACTCCAGTGGCTCAAAATACTTCAGTACTTTTTAATACCGCTGCACAAGGTCCGCAAACAACCACTGCACCATCTACCCGTGGTGTTGCCTTAAACGGTATCGAATTTTCTGCTCCGGCACCTGTAGATAATATTCTTGGCGCCTATACCTTGGCACCTTTTGACGATGCCGGTGGTCATATCAACGTACACCAAGGATATCATTATCATGCTGCTACCGGTTTTAGTACCAAGATTGTTCAAGAAGATGGTCATGCCGCATTAATAGGTTATGCTCTAGACGGTTTCGGTATTTACGAACTATCGGACAGTAGTGGTGAAGAGGCTACTGGCTTAGATGAATTAAGAGGCCATGAAGATGACACCAGAGGTTATCATTACCACGTAGATGCAGCAGGGAACAATAACTTTATCGATGGATTAAAGGGTGCGTACGTAAATTAA
- a CDS encoding SDR family oxidoreductase translates to MNIEDKVIIITGASSGIGKTTALKLADNGAKVVLMARSEDELNDLKTDITKKGGEALVVTGDVTKKEDFENVVSKTKREYGKISGLINNAGLMPLSFVEKLKTDEWEKMVDVNIKGVLNGVAAVLPELKENKGGNIINISSMAANRYFPGGAVYCATKSAVKMFSEGLRQELAPKYGINITSIEPGAVATNLTSTITDEDIKEKMEEMQKMETLEAEDIANSIYYVLTQPERVNINDVYLVPSEQQ, encoded by the coding sequence ATGAACATAGAAGATAAAGTAATTATAATAACAGGAGCATCTAGTGGAATTGGTAAAACAACAGCACTAAAATTAGCAGATAATGGCGCTAAGGTTGTATTAATGGCAAGAAGCGAAGATGAACTTAATGATTTGAAAACTGATATTACCAAAAAAGGTGGTGAGGCTTTAGTTGTTACAGGTGATGTGACAAAAAAAGAGGATTTCGAAAATGTAGTTTCTAAAACCAAAAGAGAGTACGGTAAAATCTCCGGATTGATAAATAATGCAGGATTAATGCCACTTTCATTCGTTGAAAAATTAAAAACAGATGAATGGGAAAAAATGGTAGATGTTAATATTAAAGGTGTACTTAATGGTGTTGCCGCTGTTTTACCAGAATTAAAGGAGAATAAGGGTGGTAATATCATCAATATTTCTTCTATGGCTGCCAATAGATATTTTCCTGGTGGAGCGGTGTACTGCGCTACAAAATCTGCCGTAAAAATGTTTTCGGAAGGATTACGTCAAGAATTGGCACCTAAATACGGAATCAACATTACCTCTATTGAACCAGGTGCAGTTGCTACAAATTTAACCAGCACAATTACCGATGAGGATATCAAAGAAAAAATGGAAGAAATGCAAAAAATGGAAACGTTAGAGGCGGAAGATATTGCAAACTCCATCTATTACGTGCTAACACAGCCAGAAAGGGTAAACATCAACGATGTTTATTTGGTGCCAAGTGAACAACAATAA